A portion of the Pseudomonadales bacterium genome contains these proteins:
- a CDS encoding PhoH family protein: MSARVGRVSTRHADLRVSTPRLLTVSFAPCERPQEAPAAPLNDDQRLQFVLEPGDTRRLARLCGQFDEHLHLIEQRLGVHIRNRGNHFTVEGPEDARNAARAVLIHLYDETARHLELDPEQVHLRLQQSGIDALREAQETPGAADGDVTSLGVLRVRRALIRPRGKSQQLYVRSIQQNDINFGIGPAGTGKTYLAVACAVAALEVEQVRRILLVRPAVEAGEKLGFLPGDLAQKIDPYLRPLYDALYEMLGFDHVNKLIERHVIEVCPLAYMRGRTLNHAFVILDEAQNTTPEQMKMFLTRIGFGSKAVITGDITQVDLPRGTPSGLAQVVQFLDGIDGIGFNWFTPRDVVRHPLVQRIVEAYESFDNREARAPATPKRGPTPP; this comes from the coding sequence ATGTCAGCCCGCGTAGGTCGGGTTTCAACCCGACACGCCGACCTGCGGGTATCGACACCACGGCTTTTGACGGTATCCTTCGCCCCCTGTGAACGGCCACAAGAGGCTCCGGCTGCTCCCTTGAACGACGACCAGCGACTCCAGTTCGTTCTCGAACCCGGCGACACGCGCCGTCTTGCGCGGCTCTGCGGGCAATTCGACGAGCACCTGCACCTGATCGAGCAACGGCTCGGAGTGCACATCCGCAATCGCGGCAATCACTTCACGGTCGAAGGCCCGGAAGACGCCCGCAACGCGGCACGTGCGGTACTGATCCATCTCTACGACGAAACCGCCCGGCACCTGGAACTGGATCCCGAGCAGGTGCACCTGCGTCTGCAGCAGTCCGGTATCGACGCATTGCGCGAGGCGCAAGAGACGCCCGGAGCGGCGGATGGAGACGTGACCTCGCTGGGCGTGCTGCGGGTGCGCCGTGCGCTGATCCGCCCGCGCGGCAAGAGTCAACAGCTCTACGTGCGCTCGATCCAGCAGAACGACATCAATTTCGGCATCGGTCCGGCCGGTACCGGCAAGACCTATCTCGCGGTTGCGTGCGCGGTTGCCGCGCTCGAGGTCGAACAGGTGCGGCGCATCCTGCTGGTACGCCCCGCTGTCGAGGCCGGAGAAAAGCTCGGCTTCCTGCCCGGTGATCTCGCACAGAAAATCGATCCCTACCTGCGTCCGCTCTACGACGCGCTCTACGAGATGCTCGGCTTCGACCACGTGAACAAGCTGATCGAACGGCACGTGATCGAGGTTTGTCCGCTTGCCTACATGCGGGGGCGCACGCTGAATCACGCCTTCGTGATCCTCGATGAGGCACAGAACACCACGCCCGAGCAGATGAAGATGTTCCTGACGCGCATCGGCTTCGGTTCGAAGGCGGTGATCACCGGCGACATCACCCAGGTCGACCTGCCACGCGGCACGCCCTCGGGCCTCGCGCAGGTCGTGCAGTTTCTCGACGGCATCGACGGTATCGGCTTCAACTGGTTCACGCCACGCGACGTCGTGCGTCACCCGCTGGTGCAGCGCATCGTCGAGGCATACGAGAGCTTCGACAACCGGGAAGCCCGCGC
- the miaB gene encoding tRNA (N6-isopentenyl adenosine(37)-C2)-methylthiotransferase MiaB has protein sequence MSDDSTRKVFVQTHGCQMNEYDSARMLDLLRESHGLQPAACAEEADVLLLNTCSIREKAQEKVFHQLGRWRKLKSCRPGVVIGVGGCVASQEGSDIGRRAPYVDMIFGPQTLHRLPEMLDSVLAGERSHPVVDVSFPEIEKFDRLPEPSVDGPAAFVSVMEGCSKYCSFCVVPYTRGEEVSRPVDDVIAEIAHLAARGVREVTLLGQNVNAYRGPDHRGEAVDFAELLHLVAAVPGIGRIRFVTSHPVEFGQALIDAYATIPQLVAHVHLPVQSGSDRVLAAMKRNHTVLEYKSIVRRLRRLRPGFCISSDFIVGFPGETGQDFENTMRLIAEIGFDHSFSFVYSPRPGTPAAELPDDTPEELKKERLARLQETINRQAFEISRRMVGGIERVLVTGVSKRDPGRLQGRTENNRITHFPSTDQALVGEFVDVRITEALPNSLRAELLP, from the coding sequence ATGAGCGACGACTCCACGCGCAAGGTCTTCGTGCAGACGCACGGCTGCCAGATGAACGAGTACGACTCGGCTCGCATGCTCGATCTGCTGCGCGAGAGTCATGGGTTGCAGCCGGCAGCCTGCGCCGAGGAGGCCGACGTCCTGCTGCTGAACACCTGTTCGATCCGCGAGAAGGCACAGGAGAAGGTGTTCCACCAGCTCGGACGCTGGCGCAAGCTGAAAAGCTGTCGCCCCGGCGTGGTGATCGGGGTCGGCGGCTGCGTGGCGAGCCAGGAAGGCAGCGACATCGGGCGGCGCGCGCCGTATGTGGACATGATCTTCGGGCCGCAGACACTGCACCGCCTGCCCGAGATGCTGGATTCGGTGCTCGCCGGCGAACGCAGCCACCCGGTGGTCGACGTGAGTTTCCCCGAGATCGAGAAGTTCGATCGCCTGCCCGAACCGTCGGTCGATGGGCCGGCAGCCTTCGTCTCGGTAATGGAGGGCTGCAGCAAGTACTGCAGCTTCTGCGTGGTGCCGTACACGCGCGGCGAGGAAGTCAGCCGGCCGGTCGACGACGTGATCGCCGAAATCGCGCACCTGGCTGCCCGCGGTGTGCGCGAGGTGACGCTGCTCGGGCAGAACGTCAACGCCTACCGCGGACCGGATCATCGCGGCGAGGCCGTCGATTTCGCCGAGCTGCTGCACCTCGTGGCGGCCGTGCCCGGCATCGGACGTATCCGTTTCGTGACCTCGCACCCGGTCGAATTCGGCCAGGCACTGATCGACGCCTACGCGACGATCCCCCAGCTCGTGGCGCACGTGCATCTGCCGGTGCAGAGTGGTTCCGACCGCGTGCTGGCTGCGATGAAGCGCAACCACACGGTGCTCGAGTACAAGTCGATCGTGCGCAGGCTGCGTCGCCTGCGCCCCGGTTTCTGCATTTCGTCGGACTTCATCGTCGGCTTCCCCGGCGAGACCGGGCAGGACTTTGAAAACACGATGCGCCTGATCGCCGAAATCGGCTTCGATCATTCGTTCAGTTTCGTCTACAGCCCGCGTCCCGGCACGCCGGCGGCCGAGTTGCCCGACGACACGCCCGAGGAACTCAAGAAGGAACGCCTGGCGCGGCTGCAGGAGACGATCAATCGCCAGGCTTTCGAGATCTCGCGGCGCATGGTGGGCGGTATCGAGCGCGTCCTGGTCACCGGCGTGTCGAAGCGCGATCCCGGACGCCTGCAGGGGCGCACCGAAAACAACCGCATCACGCATTTCCCGAGTACCGACCAGGCGCTGGTCGGTGAGTTCGTCGATGTGCGCATCACCGAGGCGTTGCCGAATTCCCTGCGCGCCGAACTGCTGCCGTAG
- a CDS encoding DUF1820 family protein has translation MAAEPIYKVIFVNQNQVFELYARQIYQSDLYGFIEIEDYIFGERTQLVVDPAEEKLKGEFAGVKRSYIPMHAIIRIDEVEKEGSVKIRESKGGDGKIMTFPMPGMRPQLGGEPPSDA, from the coding sequence ATGGCGGCTGAACCGATATACAAGGTCATCTTTGTCAACCAGAACCAGGTATTCGAGCTGTACGCCCGGCAGATCTACCAGAGCGACCTTTACGGTTTCATCGAGATCGAGGACTACATCTTCGGCGAGCGCACGCAACTGGTGGTCGATCCGGCCGAGGAGAAGCTCAAGGGCGAGTTTGCCGGCGTGAAGCGCAGCTACATCCCGATGCACGCGATCATTCGGATCGACGAAGTGGAGAAGGAAGGATCGGTGAAGATCCGCGAATCCAAGGGCGGCGACGGCAAGATCATGACGTTTCCGATGCCGGGGATGCGCCCGCAGCTCGGCGGCGAACCTCCCTCCGACGCCTGA
- a CDS encoding aminotransferase class I/II-fold pyridoxal phosphate-dependent enzyme, which yields MRIDEADQDTLSRWETALATRYAELAGAGLALDVTRGKPSAAQLDLSDRIDGVLAGNYRGEDGTDLRNYGGLDGLPEARRLFAPVLQVPEQNMLAGGNSSLTLMWQCALYGMHFGFDGPASAWSGSGKVRFICPVPGYDRHFSICEHLGIEMVTVPMTPHGPDMDAVEALLANDPSIRGMWVVPRFSNPSGAVCDAATVERCAALGRRAAAGFRLFWDDAYAVHALEPAAPRLASLWEACRRNGTEDSVLLFGSTSKITYAGAGVAFLAASEANLRAIRHHMGFSSIGPDKVNQRRHVALLGDFAGLLAHMEGHAALLRPRFAAVLGTLERELGGSGMGSWSSPQGGYFVSFDTLPGLAKEVVRLAANAGVKLTPAGATFPYGKDPEDRNIRIAPSFPTVAEIERAMEVFVVCVKLASVRQRLA from the coding sequence GTGCGTATCGACGAGGCCGACCAGGACACCCTCTCCCGCTGGGAGACCGCTCTCGCAACCCGCTACGCAGAACTCGCCGGTGCCGGGCTCGCGCTGGATGTGACGCGTGGCAAGCCTTCGGCGGCCCAGCTCGATCTTTCCGACCGCATCGACGGGGTCCTTGCCGGCAATTACCGCGGCGAGGATGGTACGGACCTGCGCAACTACGGTGGGCTCGACGGACTCCCCGAAGCCAGGCGCCTGTTTGCGCCGGTGCTGCAGGTGCCGGAGCAGAACATGCTGGCAGGCGGCAACAGCAGCCTGACCCTGATGTGGCAGTGTGCGCTGTACGGCATGCATTTCGGTTTCGACGGGCCGGCTTCCGCGTGGTCAGGCAGCGGCAAGGTGCGGTTCATCTGCCCGGTACCGGGTTATGACCGCCATTTCAGCATCTGCGAACACCTCGGCATCGAGATGGTCACGGTGCCGATGACCCCGCACGGCCCCGACATGGATGCCGTCGAAGCGCTGCTCGCCAACGATCCGTCGATCCGCGGCATGTGGGTGGTGCCGCGCTTCTCGAACCCGTCCGGTGCGGTCTGCGACGCGGCGACCGTGGAGCGCTGTGCAGCGCTCGGCCGACGTGCAGCGGCAGGATTCCGCCTGTTCTGGGACGACGCCTACGCGGTACACGCGCTCGAGCCCGCTGCGCCGCGACTGGCTTCGCTGTGGGAGGCCTGCCGACGCAACGGTACCGAGGACAGCGTGCTGCTGTTCGGCTCGACGTCGAAAATCACGTATGCCGGCGCAGGCGTGGCGTTCCTTGCCGCCTCCGAGGCGAATCTGCGCGCGATCCGCCATCACATGGGCTTTTCGAGCATCGGGCCCGACAAGGTGAACCAGCGTCGCCACGTCGCGCTGCTCGGCGATTTCGCCGGATTGCTCGCGCACATGGAAGGACACGCCGCGTTGCTGCGTCCACGCTTCGCTGCGGTACTCGGTACGCTGGAGCGCGAGCTGGGCGGCAGCGGGATGGGTTCCTGGAGCAGCCCGCAGGGCGGTTACTTCGTGTCCTTCGACACGCTGCCGGGCCTGGCGAAGGAAGTGGTACGGCTCGCGGCGAATGCGGGAGTCAAGCTGACCCCGGCCGGCGCGACCTTCCCGTACGGCAAGGATCCCGAGGATCGCAATATCCGCATCGCCCCGAGCTTTCCGACGGTCGCCGAAATCGAGCGTGCGATGGAGGTGTTCGTGGTCTGCGTGAAGCTCGCCAGCGTGCGCCAGCGCCTGGCGTAG
- a CDS encoding aminotransferase class I/II-fold pyridoxal phosphate-dependent enzyme, whose product MKPAIVSRLPDVGTTIFTVMSQKAEQYGALNLAQGFPDFPLPPALAEALARSVAAGHNQYAPMAGLPRLRECIAADLERHFGCRADPLAEVTVVPGATEAIFCAIMASVRAGDEVILFDPSYDSYEPSVRLAGARAVRIPLAQPDFTIDWQRVEAAIGPRTRLVVINSPHNPSGSVLAREDLDRLGELAERHDLLVLSDEVYAHLVYDGTPHHSVLAHPLLAPRSFAVFSFGKTYHVTGWKTGYCVAPAPLTTELRRVHQFVAFAAITPIQHALADFMQSEPQHVAALPAFYQARRDLFCKALAGSRWKLVPSAGTYFQLLDYAAISGADDLSMAELLVSRHGIAAIPVSVFYAQPPARGLLRFCFAKQEQTLLQAAEVLCTI is encoded by the coding sequence ATGAAGCCGGCGATCGTCTCCCGGCTGCCCGACGTCGGCACCACGATCTTCACGGTGATGTCGCAGAAGGCGGAGCAGTACGGCGCGTTGAACCTCGCGCAGGGCTTCCCGGACTTTCCGCTGCCGCCGGCACTGGCCGAGGCGCTGGCACGCAGCGTGGCGGCCGGCCACAACCAGTACGCACCCATGGCGGGGTTGCCACGACTGCGCGAATGTATCGCCGCCGACCTCGAGCGCCACTTCGGTTGCCGTGCGGATCCGCTCGCCGAGGTGACCGTGGTGCCCGGAGCGACCGAGGCGATCTTCTGCGCGATCATGGCCAGCGTGCGTGCCGGTGACGAGGTGATCCTGTTCGACCCGAGCTACGACAGCTACGAACCGTCGGTGCGCCTGGCCGGTGCGCGAGCGGTGCGCATTCCGCTCGCGCAGCCGGATTTCACGATCGACTGGCAGCGGGTGGAAGCCGCGATCGGGCCACGCACCCGTCTGGTCGTGATCAACTCGCCACACAACCCGAGTGGCAGCGTGCTCGCGCGCGAGGATCTCGATCGCCTCGGCGAACTCGCCGAGCGGCACGACCTGCTGGTGCTGTCGGACGAGGTCTACGCACATCTGGTCTACGACGGCACGCCGCACCACAGCGTGCTGGCGCATCCGCTGCTCGCACCGCGTTCGTTCGCGGTGTTCTCCTTCGGCAAGACCTATCACGTCACCGGCTGGAAGACCGGCTACTGTGTCGCGCCCGCGCCACTCACGACCGAGCTGCGCCGCGTGCACCAGTTCGTCGCGTTCGCCGCCATCACGCCGATTCAGCATGCACTGGCCGACTTCATGCAATCCGAACCGCAGCACGTGGCTGCGCTGCCGGCGTTCTACCAGGCGCGACGCGACCTGTTCTGCAAGGCGCTTGCGGGTTCGCGCTGGAAGCTGGTGCCGTCGGCAGGAACCTATTTCCAGTTGCTCGACTACGCCGCGATCAGCGGTGCCGACGATCTGAGCATGGCGGAGTTGCTCGTCAGCCGGCACGGTATCGCGGCGATCCCGGTTTCGGTGTTCTACGCGCAGCCACCGGCGCGCGGGTTGCTGCGTTTCTGCTTCGCCAAGCAGGAACAGACGCTGCTGCAGGCGGCGGAGGTCCTATGCACGATCTGA
- a CDS encoding amidohydrolase yields MHDLSVVLLQQDLDWQDPPANRARFDRLLSQTVAGELAVLPEMFTTGFTMEPAVCAEAPDGPTVAWLREQAQRRGVAIAGSLALGEAGVFRNRLLFAHPDGTFEHYDKRHLFRMAGEQHHYAPGSVRRVVTWAGWRICLQVCYDLRFPVWSRNRRDYDALLYVANWPARRREHWRALLIARAIENQAWVLAVNRTGVDGKGVDYAGDSLVVDPWGRVVLDAGATPGVYRAVLAAETLAQCQRTFPVHLDADAFTLAGCP; encoded by the coding sequence ATGCACGATCTGAGCGTGGTGCTGTTGCAGCAGGATCTGGACTGGCAGGACCCGCCGGCGAACCGCGCACGCTTCGACCGCCTGCTGTCGCAGACGGTTGCAGGTGAACTCGCCGTGCTGCCGGAGATGTTCACGACCGGCTTCACGATGGAACCGGCCGTCTGCGCCGAAGCTCCCGACGGTCCGACCGTCGCGTGGTTGCGTGAGCAGGCACAGCGCCGCGGAGTCGCGATCGCGGGCAGCCTGGCGCTCGGCGAGGCTGGCGTGTTTCGTAACCGGCTGCTGTTCGCGCACCCCGATGGCACGTTCGAGCACTACGACAAGCGTCACCTGTTCCGCATGGCTGGCGAGCAGCACCACTACGCGCCCGGGAGCGTACGGCGCGTGGTGACGTGGGCAGGATGGCGCATCTGCCTGCAGGTCTGCTACGACCTGCGCTTCCCGGTGTGGAGCCGTAACCGCCGGGACTACGACGCATTGCTCTACGTCGCGAACTGGCCGGCACGTCGGCGCGAGCACTGGCGCGCGCTGCTGATTGCGCGCGCGATCGAAAACCAGGCGTGGGTGCTCGCGGTGAACCGCACGGGCGTCGACGGCAAGGGGGTCGATTACGCGGGTGACAGCCTGGTGGTGGATCCGTGGGGGCGGGTGGTGCTCGATGCAGGCGCAACGCCGGGAGTCTACCGCGCAGTGCTGGCAGCCGAGACGCTGGCACAATGCCAGCGGACGTTTCCGGTACACCTCGATGCGGATGCGTTCACGCTGGCCGGGTGCCCCTGA
- a CDS encoding helix-turn-helix transcriptional regulator, with protein sequence MGDTNTLLHDDPFAAPRCEAAFTARVWHCLLATPGRLPDEQEAGRRLCVSTRTLRRRLAAERTSYQELLRVMRCRLAQQHLLDASLSVAAIARIAGYRDPANFRHAFVRWYGCPPSVYRQRLRGEPTPR encoded by the coding sequence GTGGGCGACACCAACACACTGCTCCACGACGATCCGTTCGCCGCTCCCCGGTGCGAAGCTGCGTTCACCGCACGCGTGTGGCACTGCCTGCTCGCGACCCCCGGCCGGCTGCCCGATGAGCAGGAGGCCGGACGGCGGCTCTGTGTCAGCACGCGTACGCTGCGCCGTCGGCTTGCCGCCGAGCGCACCAGCTACCAGGAGTTGCTGCGCGTGATGCGCTGCCGGCTCGCGCAACAGCACCTGCTCGATGCCTCGCTGTCGGTCGCTGCGATTGCACGCATTGCCGGCTACCGTGATCCGGCCAACTTCCGCCATGCCTTCGTGCGCTGGTACGGCTGCCCGCCGAGCGTGTACCGGCAGCGTCTGCGCGGCGAACCTACTCCCCGTTGA
- a CDS encoding enoyl-CoA hydratase/isomerase family protein codes for MADDTILFARDAYIARITLNAPARHNALGIGEIRGLREHLHAIALDDTLRVLLLTGAGDRTFCAGASLDQFRGGTMSGELFSTLTDQLAALPIPVVCALNGDVFGGGAEIALCCDYRIGVTGSRLLVPAARIGICYPVNGIRRFVERLGHANATRLLVASEELDTDALLQTGFLHRVVEGEQLAEQAEAMARHIAGLGPLAVRAMKRILDGVSGNSLDSGAAEELVLRCSQSRDLQEGLAAQREKRPAQFNGE; via the coding sequence ATGGCCGATGACACGATCCTGTTCGCGCGCGACGCTTACATCGCCCGCATCACGCTGAACGCTCCGGCACGGCACAACGCCCTCGGTATCGGTGAGATCCGCGGTCTGCGCGAACACCTGCATGCCATCGCGCTGGACGATACGTTGCGCGTGCTGCTGTTGACCGGAGCGGGCGATCGCACCTTCTGCGCGGGTGCATCACTCGATCAGTTTCGCGGCGGCACGATGAGCGGTGAGCTGTTCAGCACGCTGACCGACCAGCTTGCGGCGCTGCCGATTCCGGTCGTGTGCGCGCTGAATGGTGACGTTTTCGGCGGCGGTGCCGAGATTGCGCTGTGTTGCGACTACCGCATCGGCGTGACCGGTTCACGCCTGCTGGTTCCTGCGGCACGGATCGGGATCTGCTATCCGGTGAACGGAATCCGCCGGTTTGTCGAACGTCTGGGGCACGCAAACGCAACGCGATTGCTGGTCGCAAGCGAGGAGCTCGATACGGACGCGCTGCTGCAGACCGGCTTCCTGCACCGGGTGGTCGAGGGCGAGCAGCTTGCGGAGCAGGCCGAGGCGATGGCGCGTCATATTGCGGGGCTGGGGCCGCTGGCAGTGCGCGCGATGAAGCGGATCCTCGACGGCGTCAGCGGCAACTCGCTGGACAGCGGGGCTGCCGAGGAGCTGGTACTGCGTTGCTCGCAGTCACGCGACCTGCAGGAAGGGCTGGCGGCACAGCGCGAGAAGCGTCCCGCGCAGTTCAACGGGGAGTAG
- a CDS encoding 1-acyl-sn-glycerol-3-phosphate acyltransferase, which yields MAEDRFAQIRPYHDDEARAVLDRLLGNRELVAAMTRLRFPRCSGPSGALLRPLVGFYLRRQFAGVHDVASFQKVVERYMTAMIQESTSDFTVSGLERLDPACPCLFIGNHRDIVLDPAFVNYALYSGGHDTVRIAIGDNLLTRDYVADLMRLNKSFIVRRSAKAPRQMLAALQELSAYIAHSVLDERAPVWIAQREGRAKDGWDRTDPAIIKMLALAKPRKLSLTAHVIALNVVPVSISYEWDPCDAMKARELYLRTTQGGYTKEDNEDVASIGQSITRPKGAVHVSFGEPLAGEFADPEEVAAEIDRQVLALYRIHDSNLAAYRRLRHQLPAGFGDGSTLVVADAELDARLAALPPEHRPFLLAMYANPLLNRAEFDAEAKA from the coding sequence ATGGCAGAAGATCGTTTCGCACAGATCCGGCCGTATCACGACGACGAGGCGCGCGCCGTGCTCGACCGCCTGCTCGGGAATCGCGAGCTGGTCGCGGCGATGACACGCCTGCGCTTCCCGCGCTGCAGTGGCCCGAGCGGTGCGCTGCTGCGCCCGCTCGTCGGGTTCTACCTGCGTCGCCAGTTTGCCGGGGTGCACGACGTCGCGTCGTTCCAGAAGGTCGTCGAAAGATACATGACGGCGATGATCCAGGAGAGCACCAGCGACTTCACGGTCAGCGGACTGGAGCGGCTGGATCCTGCCTGCCCCTGCCTGTTCATCGGCAACCATCGCGACATCGTGCTCGATCCGGCGTTCGTCAATTACGCGCTGTACAGCGGCGGGCACGACACGGTGCGCATCGCGATCGGCGACAACCTGCTGACACGCGATTACGTGGCCGACCTGATGCGGCTGAACAAGAGCTTCATTGTGCGCCGCTCGGCGAAGGCGCCACGGCAGATGCTCGCGGCGTTGCAGGAACTGTCGGCGTACATCGCACATTCGGTACTCGACGAGCGTGCGCCGGTATGGATTGCGCAGCGCGAGGGACGCGCCAAGGACGGCTGGGACCGCACCGATCCGGCGATCATCAAGATGCTTGCGCTGGCGAAGCCGCGCAAGCTGTCACTGACGGCGCATGTGATTGCGCTGAACGTCGTGCCGGTTTCGATTTCCTACGAGTGGGATCCCTGCGATGCCATGAAGGCGCGCGAGCTGTATCTGCGTACGACGCAGGGAGGCTACACGAAGGAGGACAACGAGGACGTCGCCAGCATCGGCCAGAGCATCACCCGGCCGAAGGGTGCCGTGCACGTAAGTTTCGGCGAACCACTCGCAGGCGAGTTTGCCGACCCCGAAGAGGTTGCCGCCGAAATCGACCGCCAGGTACTGGCCCTCTATCGTATCCACGACAGCAACCTGGCAGCGTATCGGCGCTTGCGCCATCAGCTCCCGGCGGGATTCGGCGACGGCAGTACGCTGGTCGTCGCCGATGCGGAGCTCGATGCACGGCTCGCCGCGTTGCCGCCCGAACATCGGCCGTTCCTGCTCGCGATGTACGCGAATCCGTTGCTGAACCGCGCGGAATTCGACGCGGAGGCGAAGGCCTGA
- a CDS encoding MBL fold metallo-hydrolase: MTGNHMIEALSHGISCIDSGYHRPGLAACYLMVDDGEAAVIETATAPTLPTLLAALERCEVAPEQVRWIMPTHVHLDHAGGAGALLARCPNATLVVHPQGARHLIDPSRLIAGAMAVYGEQGVREMYGEIVAAPAERVRQAPDGSRWPLGRRELLIRDTPGHARHHYCIWDEASRGWFTGDTYGIGYRELHCRGEPFLIPTTTPVQFEFEAMLSSLELLMATEPRYCYLTHFGRVAASRKCTDALERQLREYLRLAQASEPGEQRQQRLAAALLDHTVGLLRAAGNSSSAAELRELLAMDMDLNAQGLLVWLERQR, from the coding sequence ATGACGGGGAATCACATGATCGAGGCACTTTCGCACGGCATCAGCTGTATCGACAGCGGCTATCACCGTCCGGGACTCGCGGCCTGCTACCTGATGGTCGACGACGGCGAGGCGGCCGTGATCGAGACCGCGACGGCGCCGACGCTGCCGACGCTGCTCGCGGCGCTGGAACGCTGCGAAGTGGCACCCGAGCAGGTGCGCTGGATCATGCCCACGCACGTGCATCTCGATCATGCCGGCGGTGCCGGCGCGCTGCTCGCGCGCTGCCCGAACGCCACCCTGGTCGTGCATCCGCAGGGCGCGCGCCACCTGATCGACCCGTCACGGCTGATCGCCGGTGCGATGGCGGTCTACGGCGAGCAGGGTGTACGCGAGATGTACGGCGAGATCGTCGCGGCGCCGGCCGAACGGGTACGCCAGGCCCCTGACGGCAGCCGCTGGCCGCTCGGCAGGCGCGAACTGCTGATACGCGACACGCCCGGCCACGCGCGCCATCACTACTGCATCTGGGATGAAGCAAGCCGTGGCTGGTTCACGGGCGATACCTACGGCATCGGCTATCGCGAACTGCATTGCCGTGGCGAACCGTTCCTGATTCCGACCACGACGCCGGTGCAGTTCGAGTTCGAGGCCATGCTGTCCTCGCTCGAGCTGCTGATGGCAACAGAACCGCGCTACTGCTACCTGACGCATTTCGGGCGCGTCGCAGCGAGCAGGAAATGCACGGACGCGCTCGAGCGCCAGTTGCGCGAGTACCTGCGCCTCGCGCAGGCCAGCGAGCCGGGCGAGCAGCGCCAGCAACGCCTCGCCGCGGCGCTGCTCGACCATACGGTCGGACTGCTGCGCGCGGCAGGCAACTCATCGAGCGCAGCCGAGCTGCGCGAGTTGCTGGCAATGGACATGGACCTGAATGCGCAGGGCCTGCTGGTGTGGCTCGAGCGGCAGCGCTGA